A section of the Streptomyces sp. SLBN-118 genome encodes:
- a CDS encoding SDR family oxidoreductase, translating into MPVAVVTGASKGLGRALAAALAERGWDLVLGARTASVLEESARHISTAYGTRVVTVAGDVTDAGHRKELVAAARGLGGIDLLVSNASALGAEPLVRLEALPLDGLRTALETNVVAALGLVQEALPLLREARAGSLIAVSSDAAAEAYETWGGYGASKAALDHLAAVLAVEEPGVRVWTVDPGDMQTDLYAAAVPGDNDPRPSPDSVVPGFLRLLEERPASGRYTAPALLQATR; encoded by the coding sequence ATGCCGGTAGCGGTGGTCACTGGAGCTTCCAAGGGACTGGGGCGCGCACTCGCGGCAGCCCTGGCCGAGCGGGGGTGGGACCTGGTGCTGGGGGCCAGGACCGCGAGCGTCCTCGAGGAGAGCGCGCGTCATATCAGTACGGCGTACGGGACGCGGGTGGTGACGGTGGCGGGAGACGTCACCGATGCCGGGCACCGTAAGGAGCTGGTGGCCGCGGCCCGCGGGCTCGGTGGAATCGATCTGCTGGTGAGCAACGCGAGCGCGCTGGGCGCCGAGCCACTGGTGCGGCTGGAGGCGCTCCCCCTTGATGGCCTGCGGACGGCCCTGGAGACGAATGTGGTGGCGGCACTCGGACTCGTACAGGAGGCACTGCCACTGCTGCGGGAGGCCAGGGCGGGCTCGTTGATCGCGGTCAGCTCGGACGCCGCGGCGGAGGCGTACGAGACATGGGGCGGCTACGGGGCGTCCAAAGCGGCGCTCGACCACCTCGCTGCGGTGCTCGCGGTCGAGGAGCCGGGGGTGCGGGTGTGGACGGTCGACCCGGGTGACATGCAGACGGACCTCTACGCGGCGGCCGTGCCCGGCGACAACGATCCGCGCCCCTCGCCCGACTCGGTGGTGCCCGGCTTCCTGCGCCTGCTGGAGGAACGGCCCGCGAGCGGCCGGTACACCGCCCCCGCACTGCTGCAGGCGACTCGATGA
- a CDS encoding S-adenosylmethionine:tRNA ribosyltransferase-isomerase gives MRAGQTPGGAAVLEALVVPEELSARVPAEVRGSGRADVRLMVSRGMDVTHHAFRDLPGQLRAGDVLVVNTSTTLPAAVNGRVGGEAVVVHFSTRGDDGRWAVELRSPDGSGSTVRRAGGPPGAVVRLPGGERLVLDAPLVPGAERLWWATVSVKVPGLLSRYGRPIRYRYTAQDQPLSAYQTVFALPSPGGAGSAEMPSAARPFTARLVAELVSRGVQFAPLTLHTGVASAEAHEPPYPERFEVPATTAWLVNAARAGGGRIVAVGTTAVRALESAVDADGVVRAAGGWTDLVITPGRGVRAVDGLLTGLHEPQASHLLMLEAIAGREALGRSYTEALRRSYLWHEFGDIHLILPKRPDTPHALHC, from the coding sequence ATGAGAGCCGGGCAGACACCGGGAGGAGCCGCCGTGCTGGAGGCTTTGGTCGTGCCCGAGGAGCTCTCGGCCCGCGTGCCCGCCGAGGTGCGCGGGTCGGGGCGTGCCGACGTGCGGCTGATGGTCTCGCGCGGGATGGACGTGACCCACCACGCCTTCCGGGACCTGCCCGGGCAGCTGCGGGCCGGTGACGTCCTCGTGGTCAATACGTCCACCACACTGCCCGCCGCCGTCAACGGGCGGGTCGGTGGCGAGGCGGTCGTCGTGCACTTCTCGACCCGCGGTGACGACGGGCGCTGGGCGGTGGAGCTGCGCAGCCCCGACGGCTCGGGGAGCACGGTGAGGCGTGCCGGGGGCCCGCCCGGGGCCGTCGTACGGCTCCCCGGAGGCGAGCGCCTCGTGCTGGACGCGCCCCTGGTCCCCGGGGCGGAGAGGCTGTGGTGGGCGACGGTGTCCGTGAAGGTGCCGGGACTGCTGTCCCGGTACGGCCGCCCGATCCGGTACCGGTACACGGCACAGGACCAGCCCCTGTCCGCGTACCAGACGGTCTTCGCGCTCCCCTCCCCCGGCGGCGCGGGCTCGGCCGAGATGCCGAGCGCGGCCCGGCCCTTCACCGCGCGGCTGGTGGCGGAGCTGGTGAGCCGTGGTGTGCAGTTCGCTCCCCTCACCCTGCATACGGGGGTGGCCTCGGCGGAGGCGCACGAGCCGCCGTATCCGGAGCGCTTCGAGGTGCCCGCCACCACGGCGTGGCTGGTGAACGCCGCGCGGGCGGGCGGCGGGCGGATCGTCGCGGTGGGCACAACCGCCGTACGCGCCCTGGAGTCGGCGGTGGACGCCGATGGTGTGGTGCGGGCGGCAGGGGGCTGGACGGACCTGGTCATCACGCCGGGGCGCGGGGTGCGCGCCGTGGACGGGCTGCTGACCGGGCTGCACGAGCCGCAGGCCTCGCATCTGCTGATGCTGGAGGCGATCGCCGGGCGTGAGGCCCTGGGCCGTTCGTATACCGAGGCGCTGCGCCGGAGTTACCTCTGGCACGAGTTCGGCGACATCCACCTCATTCTCCCGAAACGACCCGACACACCTCACGCTTTGCATTGCTAG
- a CDS encoding transglycosylase SLT domain-containing protein, with protein MSASSTRLTKTHKVSIAGIAAAAVAAVTFSLVPGNASAGSETEALSSTPVAQAAGVHTSISKQQTALAAKAKADAAAKAKAAAAAKAKAKAAAAAKAKAKAAAAAKKKAAAAAKKKAAAKAAAKAAAKKRAKQQAASRAAARKPIYANNLDGWIKESLAIMKKHHIPGSYNGLHRNIMRESSGNPNAINNWDINAINGVPSIGLLQVIKPTFDAYHVAGTAHSQYDPVANIVAAANYAADRYGSIDNVNSAY; from the coding sequence ATGTCCGCGTCCAGCACCCGCCTGACCAAGACCCACAAGGTCTCGATCGCCGGCATCGCCGCCGCCGCCGTTGCAGCCGTCACGTTCTCCCTCGTCCCCGGCAACGCCTCCGCCGGCTCGGAGACCGAGGCCCTGTCCTCCACCCCCGTGGCTCAGGCCGCCGGCGTCCACACCAGCATCTCCAAGCAGCAGACGGCCCTGGCTGCCAAGGCCAAGGCTGACGCCGCCGCCAAGGCCAAGGCCGCCGCTGCGGCGAAGGCCAAGGCCAAGGCGGCCGCTGCCGCCAAGGCGAAGGCCAAGGCTGCTGCCGCCGCCAAGAAGAAGGCCGCAGCCGCGGCCAAGAAGAAGGCCGCCGCCAAGGCCGCTGCCAAAGCCGCCGCGAAGAAGCGCGCCAAGCAGCAGGCCGCCAGCCGTGCCGCAGCTCGCAAGCCGATCTACGCCAACAACCTTGACGGCTGGATCAAGGAGTCGCTGGCCATCATGAAGAAGCACCACATCCCGGGCTCGTACAACGGCCTGCACCGCAACATCATGCGTGAGTCCAGCGGCAACCCGAACGCCATCAACAACTGGGACATCAACGCGATCAACGGTGTCCCGTCGATCGGCCTGCTGCAGGTCATCAAGCCGACGTTCGACGCCTACCACGTGGCGGGTACGGCCCACAGCCAGTACGACCCGGTCGCCAACATCGTCGCCGCGGCCAACTACGCCGCCGACCGTTACGGCTCGATCGACAACGTCAACAGTGCCTACTGA
- a CDS encoding FHA domain-containing protein translates to MGHGVPELVLELNGRTWTLDPSRSYTLGRDPQGDLVIDDARVSWRHASISWDGRSWVIEDHGSTNGTYVQGQRIHQMEIGPGSAVHLGNATDGPRLSLSGGAAAGAYSAQGAAPQQAPQQQAVKQQAPAHQAPAPPQGWQQQQQAPAQQPQQAWPQPQAPVPHQQGPGGAGGVAGAPPVYGDRSPTTFHQLALGRVMRIGRALENELVVSDLQVSRHHAEFVATPDGRFEIRDLGSHNGTYVNGQPIAKSGTVLIGPNDIVGVGHSTFRLVGDRLEEFVDTGEISFSARHLTVTVDGGKQILRDVSFGVPEKSLIGVIGPSGSGKSTLLKALTGYRPANQGDVLYDNRSLYKQFAELRQRIGLVPQDDILHKELTVRKALKYAAKLRFPGDTAEAEREARIDEVLRELKLDIHKEKKVTSLSGGQRKRVSVALELLTKPSLIFLDEPTSGLDPGMDRDVMQLLRGLADDGRTVLVVTHSVAELALCDKLLVMAPGGSVAYFGPPEEALNFFGYSTWADVFSAFENYRDYDWAGRWRGSQHYQMYAADIDAVAAQSVHMPPPQQMRPPKPQSWGSQLWTLIRRYSSVIASDKGFMGLMVILPAVLGLVSVVIPAKFGLAPPKPPSRFNGDAGTIMLILAVGMCFSGAANSVRELIKERVIYERERATGLARSAYLMSKVIVLGLITALQGVIICGIGFASRELPAEGLIMPPAVEICLVVIALGFTSMMFGLVISSLVKTAEKTMPLLVMFAIVQVVFTGILFQVYGSPGLEQFAWLMPSRWAIAGAGATLDLSHLMPPWDPNKPTDLDPLWEHSAGQWGMNITILLVIGVICGVAVARLLRRHEPEVMRK, encoded by the coding sequence GTGGGGCATGGAGTGCCGGAACTCGTACTGGAATTGAACGGAAGGACCTGGACCCTCGATCCGTCCAGGTCATACACCCTCGGACGTGATCCGCAGGGCGACCTGGTGATCGACGACGCAAGGGTCTCGTGGCGGCACGCCAGCATCAGCTGGGACGGCCGCAGTTGGGTGATCGAGGACCACGGCAGCACCAACGGCACTTATGTACAGGGCCAGCGGATCCATCAGATGGAGATCGGCCCCGGCTCGGCCGTGCACCTGGGCAATGCCACCGACGGCCCGAGGCTGAGCCTCTCGGGCGGCGCCGCGGCCGGTGCGTACAGCGCTCAAGGCGCCGCGCCTCAGCAGGCACCGCAGCAGCAGGCGGTCAAGCAGCAGGCCCCGGCCCACCAGGCCCCGGCCCCGCCGCAGGGATGGCAGCAACAGCAGCAGGCCCCTGCCCAACAACCGCAGCAGGCCTGGCCGCAGCCCCAGGCGCCGGTCCCGCACCAGCAAGGACCCGGCGGTGCCGGCGGTGTCGCGGGGGCCCCGCCGGTGTACGGGGACCGCAGCCCGACCACCTTCCACCAGCTGGCCCTCGGCCGGGTGATGCGAATTGGTCGTGCGCTCGAGAACGAACTGGTCGTCTCCGACCTCCAGGTCTCGCGCCACCACGCCGAGTTCGTGGCCACCCCCGACGGCCGCTTCGAGATCCGGGACCTCGGATCCCACAACGGCACGTATGTCAACGGTCAGCCGATCGCCAAGTCCGGCACGGTACTCATCGGCCCGAACGACATCGTCGGCGTCGGCCACTCGACGTTCCGTCTCGTCGGCGACCGCCTCGAGGAGTTTGTCGACACCGGTGAGATCTCCTTCTCCGCCCGCCACCTCACCGTGACGGTCGACGGCGGCAAGCAGATCCTTCGGGACGTCTCCTTCGGCGTACCTGAAAAGTCGCTCATCGGCGTCATCGGCCCCTCAGGCTCCGGCAAGTCCACCCTGCTCAAGGCGCTCACCGGCTACCGGCCCGCCAACCAGGGCGACGTCCTCTACGACAACCGCAGCCTCTACAAGCAGTTCGCCGAACTGCGCCAGCGCATAGGCCTGGTCCCGCAGGACGACATCCTGCACAAGGAACTCACCGTCCGTAAGGCGCTCAAGTACGCGGCCAAGCTCCGCTTCCCCGGTGACACCGCCGAGGCCGAGCGTGAAGCCCGTATCGACGAGGTGCTGCGCGAGCTCAAGCTCGACATCCACAAGGAAAAGAAGGTCACCTCGCTCTCCGGCGGCCAGCGCAAGCGCGTCTCGGTCGCCCTGGAGCTGCTGACCAAGCCGTCGCTGATCTTCCTGGACGAGCCGACCTCCGGCCTCGACCCGGGCATGGACCGCGACGTCATGCAGCTGTTGCGCGGCCTCGCCGACGACGGCCGTACGGTCCTGGTGGTCACCCACTCCGTGGCCGAGCTTGCGCTGTGCGACAAGCTGCTGGTCATGGCCCCCGGCGGCTCGGTGGCGTACTTCGGTCCGCCGGAGGAAGCGCTCAACTTCTTCGGCTACAGCACCTGGGCCGATGTCTTCTCGGCGTTCGAGAACTACCGCGACTACGACTGGGCGGGGCGCTGGCGCGGCTCGCAGCACTACCAGATGTACGCGGCCGACATCGACGCCGTCGCCGCGCAGTCGGTGCACATGCCGCCCCCGCAGCAGATGCGCCCGCCGAAGCCGCAGAGCTGGGGCTCCCAGCTGTGGACGCTGATCCGCCGCTACTCCTCGGTCATCGCGTCCGACAAGGGCTTCATGGGCCTGATGGTCATCCTGCCCGCGGTCCTCGGCCTGGTCAGCGTGGTCATCCCGGCGAAGTTCGGCCTCGCGCCGCCCAAGCCGCCGAGCAGGTTCAACGGCGACGCGGGCACGATCATGCTGATCCTCGCGGTCGGCATGTGCTTCTCGGGCGCGGCCAACTCCGTACGAGAGCTGATCAAGGAACGGGTCATCTACGAACGGGAACGGGCCACCGGCCTGGCCCGCTCGGCGTACCTGATGTCCAAGGTCATCGTCCTCGGCCTGATCACCGCCCTGCAGGGCGTCATCATCTGCGGCATCGGCTTCGCCAGCCGCGAGCTGCCCGCAGAGGGCCTGATCATGCCGCCCGCCGTCGAGATCTGCCTCGTCGTCATCGCGCTGGGCTTCACCTCTATGATGTTCGGCCTGGTCATCTCCTCGCTGGTGAAGACCGCCGAGAAGACCATGCCGCTGCTGGTCATGTTCGCCATCGTCCAGGTCGTCTTCACCGGCATCCTCTTCCAGGTCTACGGTTCTCCCGGCCTGGAGCAGTTCGCCTGGCTGATGCCGTCCCGCTGGGCCATCGCCGGTGCGGGCGCGACGCTCGACCTCTCGCACCTGATGCCACCGTGGGACCCGAACAAGCCCACCGACCTGGACCCCCTGTGGGAGCACTCGGCGGGCCAGTGGGGCATGAACATCACCATCCTGCTGGTGATCGGTGTCATCTGCGGTGTCGCGGTCGCGCGACTGCTGCGCCGCCACGAGCCCGAGGTCATGCGCAAGTAA
- a CDS encoding streptophobe family protein has product MGAGGSAGKVPWVDVLLASIAAVSWALVGMAGAAALGLHLLGADSAGSLGPMTAAVVVLAVGGSVTPTGDVSAFGLEGTQARTAVEITPLGIGLVGALLLAYFFLRSLRRAGPHIAGSELAARAGGVVILFVATVAGLAWAGHDVITIDGAELGLDALPGVGGADGGGIEVPGLGDIGGLLPDRLGDLADAKAAVGFSVNTADSLAGALLWVLGVLVISLLASRRTPLPGGALAAAVRCHVRPAASALVTVLLVAVLAGYAAAGYAAIGDDHPKRIAGAALLGAPNGVWLGVPLGLFVPWDGKATGELAKLLPDPLDELLRVSADEPVTVGRLAELDGRMWLLAVAAAVMVLYAGVLAAARTPAGRGGFAFTGRCAVRLGMVTALALPLLVWLTDVSVDASLSVLGFDAFGAGIELHGALGPALLLGAAWGAGAGGLGALLVYATRGGGRAEGAAPEPGTGADVPGPYRPAPPYRPSNDDTNPYLRPPPEIHGATTMAGPFPAAAPPPPPRPRPPEPPEDGPPPPRPPGGAR; this is encoded by the coding sequence ATGGGCGCAGGCGGCAGTGCCGGGAAGGTGCCGTGGGTCGATGTGCTGCTGGCGTCGATCGCCGCGGTGAGCTGGGCACTCGTGGGAATGGCGGGCGCGGCCGCGCTCGGACTGCATCTGCTGGGCGCGGATTCGGCGGGGTCGCTCGGGCCGATGACCGCGGCGGTGGTGGTGCTCGCGGTCGGCGGCTCGGTCACTCCCACAGGGGATGTGTCCGCGTTCGGGCTGGAAGGTACGCAGGCGCGGACGGCCGTCGAGATCACGCCACTTGGGATCGGTCTCGTCGGGGCACTGCTTCTTGCGTACTTCTTTCTACGTTCGCTGCGGCGCGCGGGGCCGCACATCGCGGGGAGCGAACTCGCCGCGCGGGCGGGCGGAGTGGTGATCCTGTTCGTCGCGACGGTCGCCGGCTTGGCGTGGGCAGGTCACGACGTCATCACAATCGACGGAGCGGAGCTGGGTCTTGACGCTCTGCCGGGCGTCGGAGGAGCAGACGGAGGCGGCATCGAGGTGCCGGGACTCGGCGACATCGGAGGGCTGCTGCCGGACCGGCTCGGGGACCTGGCGGACGCGAAGGCGGCGGTGGGGTTCAGCGTGAACACCGCGGACTCGCTGGCGGGTGCGCTCTTGTGGGTGCTGGGGGTGCTGGTGATCTCGCTGCTCGCCTCGCGACGTACGCCGCTGCCGGGCGGGGCTCTGGCCGCAGCCGTGCGGTGCCACGTGCGCCCGGCGGCGTCCGCCCTTGTTACGGTGCTGCTGGTCGCGGTCCTCGCGGGGTATGCGGCTGCGGGGTACGCGGCGATCGGCGACGACCACCCGAAACGGATCGCGGGGGCCGCGTTGCTCGGGGCGCCGAACGGGGTGTGGCTCGGTGTGCCGCTCGGGCTGTTCGTGCCGTGGGACGGCAAGGCGACGGGTGAGCTCGCGAAGCTGCTGCCGGATCCCCTCGACGAACTGCTGAGGGTGTCCGCGGACGAGCCCGTGACGGTCGGCAGGCTGGCCGAGCTGGACGGGCGGATGTGGCTGCTGGCGGTCGCGGCGGCGGTGATGGTGCTGTACGCGGGAGTGCTGGCGGCGGCGCGTACGCCCGCGGGCCGCGGGGGCTTTGCGTTTACGGGACGGTGCGCGGTGCGGCTGGGTATGGTCACGGCCCTGGCCCTGCCCCTGCTGGTGTGGCTGACCGATGTCTCGGTCGACGCGTCACTGTCGGTGCTCGGCTTCGACGCGTTCGGCGCGGGCATCGAGTTGCACGGGGCGCTGGGGCCGGCGCTGCTGCTGGGGGCGGCGTGGGGAGCGGGGGCGGGTGGGCTCGGGGCGCTGCTCGTGTACGCGACGCGGGGTGGTGGCCGGGCGGAGGGGGCGGCGCCCGAGCCGGGGACGGGGGCGGATGTGCCGGGGCCGTACCGTCCGGCGCCGCCCTACCGGCCGTCGAACGACGACACGAACCCGTATCTGCGCCCCCCGCCGGAGATCCACGGCGCGACGACGATGGCCGGCCCCTTCCCGGCGGCCGCGCCCCCGCCCCCTCCGCGCCCGCGCCCGCCGGAGCCCCCGGAGGACGGGCCGCCACCTCCGCGACCACCGGGAGGGGCGCGCTGA
- the serB gene encoding phosphoserine phosphatase SerB: protein MSASQTSDVRTLLVKIFGKDRPGITAGLFDTLAAYSVDVVDIEQVVTRGRIVLCALVTAPTADGTTEGELRATVHSWAESLKLQAEIISGTGDNRPRGSGRSHVTVLGHPLTAESTAAIAARITATGGNIDRIFRLAKYPVTAVEFAVSGTETEALRTVLATEAAGIGVDVAVVSAGLHRRAQRLVVMDVDSTLIQDEVIELFAAHAGCEDKVAEVTAAAMRGELDFEQSLHARVALLAGLDASVVDKVREEVRMTPGARTLIRTLKRLGFQVGVVSGGFTQVTDALKEQLGLDFASANTLEIVDGKLTGRVTGEVVDRAGKARLLRRFAAEAGVPLAQTVAIGDGANDLDMLNAAGLGVAFNAKPVVRRAAHTAVNVPFLDTVLYLLGITREEVEAADDPDAEH from the coding sequence ATGAGCGCATCGCAGACCTCCGACGTACGTACCCTCCTCGTCAAGATCTTCGGGAAGGACCGTCCCGGGATCACCGCCGGGCTCTTCGACACCCTCGCCGCCTACTCCGTCGACGTCGTCGACATCGAGCAGGTCGTCACCCGGGGCCGCATCGTGCTGTGCGCCCTCGTCACCGCTCCGACCGCCGACGGGACGACCGAGGGGGAGCTCCGGGCCACCGTCCACAGCTGGGCCGAGTCGCTGAAGCTGCAGGCAGAGATCATCTCGGGCACCGGCGACAACCGTCCCCGCGGCAGCGGGCGTTCCCATGTGACCGTTCTCGGGCACCCGCTGACCGCCGAGTCGACCGCCGCCATAGCGGCGAGGATCACCGCCACCGGCGGGAACATCGACCGGATCTTCCGGCTGGCCAAGTATCCGGTCACCGCGGTGGAGTTCGCGGTGTCCGGTACGGAGACCGAGGCGCTGCGGACCGTGCTGGCGACGGAGGCCGCCGGGATCGGGGTCGATGTGGCCGTCGTGTCGGCCGGGCTGCACCGACGCGCGCAGCGGCTGGTCGTGATGGATGTGGACTCGACGCTCATCCAGGACGAGGTAATCGAGCTGTTCGCGGCACACGCGGGCTGTGAGGACAAGGTCGCCGAGGTCACCGCCGCCGCGATGCGCGGGGAGCTGGATTTCGAGCAGTCGCTGCACGCCCGAGTCGCGCTGCTCGCAGGGCTCGACGCCTCGGTGGTGGACAAGGTGCGCGAGGAGGTGCGGATGACTCCTGGCGCCCGCACTCTGATCCGTACGCTCAAGCGTCTCGGCTTCCAAGTGGGTGTTGTGTCGGGCGGGTTCACACAGGTCACGGACGCCCTCAAGGAGCAGCTCGGGCTCGATTTCGCCTCGGCGAACACGCTGGAGATCGTGGACGGGAAGCTCACGGGGCGGGTGACCGGCGAGGTCGTGGACCGTGCCGGCAAGGCGCGGCTGCTGCGCCGGTTCGCCGCGGAGGCGGGAGTGCCGCTCGCGCAGACCGTGGCGATCGGCGACGGCGCGAATGATCTGGACATGCTCAACGCTGCCGGTCTGGGCGTGGCCTTCAACGCCAAGCCCGTGGTCCGCCGCGCCGCCCACACCGCGGTCAATGTGCCGTTCCTGGACACCGTTCTGTATCTGCTGGGCATCACCCGCGAAGAGGTCGAGGCCGCGGACGACCCGGACGCGGAACACTAG
- a CDS encoding histidine phosphatase family protein produces MSDAVSSGGTAPGSPESRRIVLLRHAKADWPQVSDHDRPLAERGRQEAAVAGRKLADTGIAFDLALCSTASRTRETWKLAVHELPHRPKTVYEERLYDASLGELLALLNETPDEVSELLVIGHNPGMHALADALAGNGEGDAPARMTKTGFPTAAFAVVGFTGSWKSVEHGVGTLLDYWAPHE; encoded by the coding sequence ATGAGCGACGCCGTGTCTTCCGGGGGGACAGCCCCCGGATCTCCCGAATCCCGCAGGATCGTCCTCCTTCGGCATGCGAAAGCCGACTGGCCGCAGGTGTCCGACCACGACCGCCCGCTCGCCGAGCGCGGCCGTCAGGAAGCGGCGGTGGCAGGCCGCAAGCTGGCTGATACAGGTATCGCCTTCGACCTGGCGCTGTGCTCCACCGCGAGCAGAACCCGGGAGACCTGGAAGCTGGCGGTTCACGAGCTGCCGCACCGCCCCAAGACGGTGTACGAGGAGAGGCTGTACGACGCCTCCCTCGGCGAACTTCTCGCACTGCTGAACGAGACCCCGGACGAGGTGAGCGAACTGCTTGTCATCGGCCACAATCCGGGGATGCACGCGCTCGCGGACGCGCTCGCCGGCAACGGGGAGGGCGACGCACCGGCACGGATGACCAAGACCGGCTTCCCCACCGCGGCATTCGCGGTGGTCGGCTTCACCGGCTCGTGGAAGTCCGTGGAGCACGGTGTGGGCACACTGCTCGACTACTGGGCGCCGCACGAGTAA
- a CDS encoding SGM_5486 family transporter-associated protein encodes MPVLDPNPQNGQKKLLYVFGAMIAITVVIAIIASIASP; translated from the coding sequence ATGCCTGTGCTCGACCCGAACCCCCAGAACGGCCAGAAGAAGCTCCTCTATGTCTTCGGAGCCATGATCGCCATCACCGTCGTGATCGCGATCATCGCCTCCATCGCCTCGCCCTGA
- a CDS encoding MFS transporter yields MPDETRTQTRTQTRTQIEPQAQSPALTDRTAVVVTDRRPAVRFTHLVVVGIFLAALNLRPAITSLGALLEEARVGLHMSGSAAGVLTSVPPLCFAVFGIAAPRLARRPGPGAVVCAGMAAIATGLLIRPFAGGTAGFLAASALALVGIAVSNVLMPVIVKQYFPDRVGSMTGLYSMALALGTSVAAAATVPVTEALGGSWRLGLGIWALLAALAVLPWIGLVRHRGAAARSTVAVRAEDSPAPSITRSPTAWALACYFGLQATGAYITMGWMPQIFRDAGVPAGTAGVLLAVTMVMGVPLAFVIPRLATRMRNQGPIVVALGLCGLTGYTGLLFAPAAAAWAWALLLGISNCAFPLALTMIGMRSRTGAGVGRLSAFAQSTGYLISIPGPLLVGVLYQHSGGWDLPIALMAGLIVPQVAIGVLAGRDRTIEDEC; encoded by the coding sequence ATGCCCGACGAGACCCGGACCCAGACCCGGACCCAAACTCGGACCCAGATCGAGCCCCAGGCGCAGAGCCCCGCCCTCACCGACCGTACCGCCGTGGTCGTCACGGACCGGCGGCCCGCGGTCCGGTTCACCCATCTCGTCGTCGTCGGGATCTTCCTCGCGGCCCTCAATCTCCGCCCCGCCATCACCAGCCTCGGCGCACTCCTCGAAGAGGCCAGGGTCGGACTGCACATGAGCGGCAGTGCGGCCGGCGTCCTGACCTCCGTGCCGCCGCTCTGCTTCGCGGTCTTCGGGATCGCGGCCCCCCGGCTCGCCCGCCGCCCAGGCCCGGGCGCTGTCGTCTGCGCGGGCATGGCGGCCATCGCCACCGGCCTGTTGATCAGGCCCTTCGCGGGCGGAACGGCGGGTTTCCTCGCCGCCAGCGCGCTCGCCCTGGTGGGCATCGCCGTCAGCAACGTCCTGATGCCGGTGATCGTCAAGCAGTACTTCCCCGACCGGGTCGGCTCCATGACCGGGCTCTACTCGATGGCGCTGGCGCTCGGCACCTCCGTCGCCGCGGCTGCGACCGTGCCGGTGACCGAGGCGCTGGGCGGCAGTTGGCGCCTCGGGCTCGGGATCTGGGCCCTCCTCGCCGCCCTCGCCGTACTGCCCTGGATCGGCCTCGTCCGCCACCGCGGCGCGGCTGCGCGGAGCACAGTCGCCGTACGGGCCGAGGACTCCCCGGCGCCCAGTATCACCCGCAGCCCCACCGCATGGGCGCTGGCCTGCTACTTCGGCCTCCAGGCCACCGGGGCGTACATCACCATGGGCTGGATGCCGCAGATCTTCCGCGACGCCGGGGTCCCCGCGGGCACGGCCGGGGTGCTGCTCGCCGTGACCATGGTGATGGGTGTGCCGCTCGCCTTCGTCATCCCGCGGCTCGCCACCCGGATGAGGAACCAGGGCCCGATCGTCGTCGCCCTCGGCCTGTGCGGGCTGACCGGCTACACGGGCCTGCTCTTCGCGCCCGCCGCCGCAGCCTGGGCGTGGGCGCTGCTGCTCGGCATCTCCAACTGCGCCTTCCCGCTCGCCCTCACCATGATCGGCATGCGCTCGCGCACCGGCGCCGGAGTCGGGCGCCTGTCGGCCTTCGCGCAGTCCACCGGCTATCTGATCTCCATCCCCGGCCCGCTGCTGGTCGGCGTGCTCTACCAGCACAGCGGCGGCTGGGACCTGCCGATAGCGCTGATGGCGGGGCTGATCGTGCCGCAGGTCGCGATCGGCGTCCTGGCCGGGCGGGACCGGACGATCGAGGACGAATGCTGA
- a CDS encoding FadR/GntR family transcriptional regulator produces MALTSPRRSALSDQVIAELRNQITSGEWPVGSRIPTEPELVGQLGVARNTVREAVRALAHNGLLDIRQGSGTYVVATSELAGVMHRRFADADPRHIAELRSTLESSAARLAAQRRTDKDLKQLDTLLARRDEAWASGDAEQFVAADATFHLAVAAASHNEVLSELYADLGDLLRDWLRDDVGHELRPERHMDHARMVEAIRGGDGDTAATEAASYPFMCLGNPPRADG; encoded by the coding sequence ATGGCGCTGACCTCTCCCCGGCGTTCCGCGCTCTCCGATCAGGTGATCGCCGAGCTGCGGAACCAGATCACCTCGGGCGAGTGGCCGGTGGGCTCACGTATCCCCACCGAACCGGAACTGGTCGGGCAGCTGGGCGTGGCCCGCAACACCGTGCGTGAGGCGGTCCGCGCGCTCGCCCACAACGGCCTTCTGGACATCCGCCAGGGCTCGGGGACCTATGTCGTGGCGACGAGCGAGCTGGCCGGTGTCATGCACCGCCGGTTCGCCGACGCCGACCCGCGGCACATCGCCGAGCTGCGCTCCACCCTGGAGTCCTCGGCCGCAAGGCTGGCCGCGCAGCGGCGTACGGACAAGGACCTGAAGCAGTTGGACACGCTTCTGGCCCGGCGCGACGAGGCCTGGGCCTCGGGGGACGCGGAGCAGTTCGTCGCCGCCGACGCGACGTTCCATCTCGCGGTGGCCGCCGCCTCGCACAACGAGGTGCTCAGCGAGCTCTACGCGGACCTGGGCGATCTGCTGCGCGACTGGCTGCGCGACGACGTGGGCCACGAGCTGCGCCCGGAGCGCCACATGGATCACGCGCGGATGGTCGAGGCGATCCGCGGGGGCGACGGCGACACGGCGGCGACGGAGGCCGCGAGCTATCCGTTCATGTGCCTGGGGAATCCCCCACGGGCTGATGGCTGA